A genomic region of Venturia canescens isolate UGA chromosome 7, ASM1945775v1, whole genome shotgun sequence contains the following coding sequences:
- the c11.1 gene encoding maestro heat-like repeat-containing protein family member 1: MKEEIETNGNSDLSGVVGALLDTLDDKNEVVREAVVESVRKISRESPATVIHAAVYYWEMHRKMSTCHVAAVLRVMMETCRDEPVILVNDLAASVAELAVTELTNGNIDKEASELLVSLSRSHCTQAMGGILCKFEPNILPNCAVIKAMGMVASCNPFGMVPFIKLTLSVMLPMLNLATEDAHKRAFCFTLGKFAEAINDYVMNLDEAPDPGITKDAFSEEMSQIFDILTYNWLKTGRSEVKLAEGILSALCPILPLLPIDERTNDKTGNRASRLTPILLNLCKWPTVRLASTRVLAMLLNCTNPEDKEYLRPYLEQMHQVLFDLVSITPFETYRDALLTHYEVLQCSRAIVVLYPEEGLDRILQQLRSPAGNHRAKALVILKHLINTLPTEDDGTLQRIALSLQNTLGDGSARQMVGAIVALAAHPTLPLLPSQRAAFIRFMVLRCGLANDEPQAYEEALYLLATTVEGAETWLWPSLIRALLDPAYVASVIPVLRALSALAVKIIRGDSSSANLQKEFAGTKILARCIELMADDRNRFGIVAFLRSSAPLMGHSLKPRWDAKLLEMTRALEAEDAMISSSEKAIVWEESMVEFLEQSVELEGESWGQKLGEELVSCSNLSGVAPYLAAITNDPHHLSLLVSLTKDHPSCEEFSRALGFASKRHLDKMLSLMEEACAIEDTKRNPTRLLGLVRDTKAAASTEAVKTNLLRSYGEIAKRSEAAKLFPAIERHILPWILRQLNESKDLNSKEAGLIALEQIGGAVHPNRLANSTGLKARGGSLASLLALLQSHTGHRPLPIYPAILKAIIALLRIPPLLNVDERQILLSTVLDKVIGASTEMDTLLPSETSKKVVLSLSTICSEVVLDSADGVAELVDILLPWMQSKSTAERRTTLTVLRSTLKSYHDCLKYTYPGGKLEPGKLLGRILSWSADPEITLRPLVVDCVSISLGIAARHRSTSPDNNLTHDLTESKKILNSQDTSMLYEGVKILAIAGCERIASGEVVSLAEGFVEGLLFRGEGGLAAGIGLAQLFRIRGSDIPRADLYLVDNIISQMRQMENISCRRGAASAIKSLTIHHPEEVMEHLLHQPLPPDRGTEECWYELGTDEIFGLQALDYLLTRLENQSTLSESSTNHGPNGKHNTAAFPSLSAIVSLRHLLQSTNAEVFIEKRLAELIAVLLKYLAGWLHVDPPVSIISTKFGFVPNREAAKLNPHHEVYSVLTNILTVVNSSVASSLLNESVFDSEIRAEENLVSTVRSVVRCLSNKSEVLASLAHSLGKLVTSVIAAQRAVAAAFYAELIGRVDCGVIWLDAIINSLHEAKSDSSPLVRKLATIGLTRIAFLDAKQIEEYYENCLEGLLEGLEEPPNGEGGAGVVLESLRGLSILLSIKTERPPSPRVVLALKPFVEKENWEMRLSAISALGAISSGWSKMFSQPNDDVTDHLLGCLPCLTIKIEDSNNLVSKAAKETLCEVANLLQCEPLAKIIKSHLAQGNETNVENFLRDLIECLKNKLPQRAEEMRNAVVRGYSRSENSSTRATAVLVLGLFGQPRPEDVQRMLQLLRDKESLVKVRAAKALALGFTQDH; the protein is encoded by the exons ATGAAGGAAGAAATCGAAACGAATGGGAATTCGGATTTGTCAG GCGTGGTCGGAGCCCTCTTGGATACTTTGGATGACAAAAATGAGGTTGTTAGAGAAGCCGTTGTCGAATCAGTACGAAAAATATCCCGTGAAAGTCCTGCAACGGTGATTCATGCTGCGGTTTACTATTGGGAAATGCATAGAAAA ATGTCGACTTGTCATGTTGCCGCTGTTCTGAGAGTAATGATGGAAACATGTAGAGACGAACCTGTTATTTTGGTTAATGATCTAGCAGCATCTGTGGCAGAGCTAGCTGTGACCGAGCTTACAAATGGTAACATTGACAAAGAAGCCTCTGAGTTGCTTGTTTCACTCAGTCGATCGCATTGTACTCAAGCTATGGGTGGAATTTTGTGCAA ATTCGAGCCGAACATCCTTCCAAATTGTGCAGTAATCAAAGCAATGGGGATGGTAGCTTCCTGCAATCCATTTGGAATGGTACCATTTATAAAATTAACATTGAGTGTGATGTTACCGATGCTTAATCTGGCTACAGAAGATGCACACAAGCGAGCTTTCTGTTTCA CATTGGGAAAATTTGCTGAAGCAATAAATGATTACGTTATGAATCTGGATGAGGCACCTGACCCTGGAAtaacgaaagatgcattttcTGAAGAAATGTCACAaatatttgacattttaaCATACAATTGGTTGAAAACTGGTCGCAGCGAGGTAAAACTTGCTGAAGGTATTCTCAGCGCTCTATGCCCAATACTGCCTCTCCTTCCAATCGATGAAAGAACAAACGATAAAACAGGGAATCGAGCATCGAGGCTTACACCGATATTACTCAATTTGTGCAAATGGCCAACCGTTCGTCTGGCCTCGACCAG GGTTTTAGCGATGCTACTCAACTGTACGAATCCTGAAGACAAAGAATATCTGAGACCTTATCTCGAGCAAATGCATCAAGTACTCTTTGACCTTGTCAGCATAACTCCCTTTGAGACCTACCGAGATGCTCTTCTCACTCACTATGAAGTACTTCAGTGCTCGAGAGCCATCGTTGTGCTTTATCCTGAAGAAGGGCTAGATCGAATTTTGCAACAATTGAGATCCCCTGCTGGAAATCACAGGGCAAAAGCTCTTGTCATATTGAAACATTTGATAAATACTCTTCCAACTGAG GATGACGGGACCCTGCAGCGAATCGCACTGAGCCTTCAAAATACTCTTGGTGATGGAAGTGCCCGACAAATGGTCGGGGCGATAGTCGCACTAGCAGCTCATCCAACCTTACCGCTTCTGCCTTCTCAGAGAGCAGCATTTATTCGATTCATG GTTCTTCGATGCGGGTTGGCTAACGACGAGCCTCAAGCTTACGAAGAGGCGCTATATTTGTTAGCGACAACAGTCGAGGGCGCAGAAACTTGGTTATGGCCTTCATTGATTCGAGCTCTCCTCGATCCCGCGTACGTAGCTTCG GTAATTCCAGTGCTGAGAGCGCTCTCTGCACTAGctgtaaaaataataaggGGCGACAGTTCATCGGCTAATTTACAAAAGGAATTTGCCGGAACGAAAATTCTCGCTCGCTGCATCGAATTGATGGCAGATGATAGAAATCGTTTTGGTATCGTCGCATTTCTAAGATCATCAGCGCCTTTGATGGGACACAGTTTGAAGCCTAGATGGGATGCGAAGCTTTTAGAAATGACGAGAGCGTTGGAAGCGGAAGATGCTATGATTTCATCCTCCGAAAA AGCAATCGTATGGGAGGAAAGTATGGTTGAGTTTTTAGAGCAGAGTGTGGAATTGGAAGGTGAATCGTGGGGTCAAAAGCTGGGCGAAGAACTCGTCAGTTGCAGTAATTTATCAGGAGTTGCGCCTTATTTGGCAGCGATTACGAACGACCCTCATCACTTATCCCTACTCGTTTCATTGACCAAGGATCATCCTTCCTGCGAAGAATTTTCGAGGGCCTTAGGTTTTGCCTCAAAAAGGCATCTCGATAAAATGTTGAGCCTTATGGAAGAAGCATGTGCAATTGAAGATACCAAGAGAAACCCAACGAGGCTTCTCGGTCTTGTTCGCGATACGAAAGCTGCTGCCAGCACCGAAGCTGTCAAGACTAATCTCTTAAGATCGTATGGGGAAATCGCAAAACGTTCCGAAGCTGCCAAACTGTTTCCGGCTATTGAGAGACACATTCTACCCTGGATTCTTAGACAATTGAACGAGAGTAAAGATTTGAATAGCAAAGAAGCTGGTCTCATTGCACTTGAACAG ATTGGGGGAGCCGTACATCCGAATAGACTCGCCAATTCGACGGGTTTAAAAGCAAGAGGAGGGAGCCTTGCAAGCCTTCTCGCTCTTTTGCAATCGCACACAGGACACAGACCACTACCAATCTATCCAGCTATTCTAAAAGCTATCATAGCTCTTCT ACGAATTCCACCATTACTCAACGTCGACGAGAGGCAAATTTTGCTCAGCACCGTTCTTGATAAAGTCATCGGTGCCAGTACCGAG ATGGACACGTTACTTCCGTCGGAAACGTCAAAGAAAGTCGTGCTCAGTTTGTCAACAATTTGCAGCGAAGTCGTTCTCGATTCAGCCGACGGAGTTGCCGAACTCGTTGACATATTATTGCCTTGGATGCAATCAAAATCTACAGCTGAGAGAAGAACCACCTTGACAGTGCTTCGCTCCACTCTTAA atcgtATCACGATTGCCTGAAGTATACCTATCCTGGTGGTAAATTAGAGCCGGGTAAATTACTCGGAAGAATTTTGTCTTGGTCTGCCGATCCGGAAATTACACTGCGACCTTTGGTGGTCGATTGTGTTTCAATTTCGTTGGGGATCGCAGCTCGCCACCGATCGACATCACCTGACAATAATTTGACTCACGATCTGactgaatcgaaaaaaattctaaactcCCAGGACACAAGTATGCTTTACGAAGGCGTTAAAATATTGGCAATCGCCGGTTGCGAGAGAATCGCCTCAGGTGAAGTTGTTAGTCTCGCGGAAGGATTCGTCGAAGGTCTCCTTTTTCGAGGTGAAGGTGGACTAGCGGCTGGCATCGGACTTGCACAATTGTTTCGCATAAGAGGATCCGACATTCCTCGTGCCGATTTGTATTTAGTGG ATAATATTATTTCGCAGATGCGTCAAATGGAAAACATAAGTTGTCGAAGAGGTGCAGCAAGTGCAATCAAATCGTTAACTATTCATCATCCGGAGGAAGTGATGGAACACTTGTTGCATCAACCGTTGCCTCCAGATCGTGGTACTGAGGAATGTTGGTACGAATTGGGAACTGATGAAATTTTTGGACTCCAG GCACTCGATTATCTCTTGACGCGCCTCGAAAACCAAAGCACACTGTCCGAAAGTTCAACGAATCACGGCCCGAATGGGAAGCACAACACTGCCGCATTCCCATCATTATCCGCCATCGTTTCCCTTCGTCACCTTTTACAGTCAACCAATGCAgaggtttttattgaaaaacgtttggccGAGCTTATCGCGGtgttattgaaatatttggcTGGTTGGCTCCACGTCGATCCACCGGTGTCGATAATTAGTACGAAATTTGGTTTCGTGCCGAATCGTGAAGCTGCCAAACTCAACCCTCATCACGAAGTTTATTCAGTTCTTACGAATATTTTGACTGTCGTTAATTCGAGCGTGGCGTCAAGTTTGCTCAACGAATCG GTTTTCGACTCCGAAATTCGAGCAGAAGAGAATTTGGTTTCAACGGTGAGATCGGTAGTTCGATGTCTTTCAAATAAAAGTGAAGTTCTGGCAAGCCTGGCTCATTCGCTTGGAAAACTTGTGACAAGTGTCATAGCGGCTCAACGAGCAGTTGCCGCCGCCTTTTATGCCGAGTTAATTGGTCGGGTCGATTGCGGTGTAATATGGCTCGATGCTATTATAAATTCGCTTCACGAGGCTAAATCTGATTCGTCGCCACTAGTCAGGAAATTGGCAACGATCGGACTCACCAGAATCGCATTTCTCGATGCTAAACAG ATCGAAGAATATTACGAGAATTGTTTGGAAGGGCTTTTGGAAGGATTGGAAGAACCGCCAAACGGGGAAGGGGGAGCCGGCGTCGTTCTCGAATCATTAAGAGGCCTCTCGATACTGTTATCAATAAAGACAGAACGGCCCCCGAGTCCGAGAGTCGTATTAGCACTTAAACCTTTTGTCGAGaaggaaaattgggaaatGAGATTATCAGCAATAAGCGCGCTCGGCGCGATATCGAGCGGATGGTCAAAAATGTTCTCACAACCGAACGACGACGTTACCGATCATTTACTCGGTTGCCTTCCCTGTCTCACGATCAAAATCGAAGACTCCAataatttagtctccaaagcAGCTAAGGAGACACTCTGCGAAGTGGCTAATCTTTTGCAGTGTGAACCACTcgcgaaaatcataaaaagccaTTTGGCCCAAGGCAACGAAAcgaacgttgaaaattttctccgCGATTTAATCGAATgcttgaaaaacaaattgccACAAAGAGCAGAAGAAATGAG GAATGCTGTGGTACGTGGTTATTCACGGTCGGAGAACAGTTCAACGCGAGCCACCGCTGTCCTCGTTCTAGGTCTTTTTGGTCAGCCTAGGCCCGAAGACGTTCAACGTATGCTTCAACTTTTACGAGACAAAGAAAGCCTCGTTAAAGTTCGCGCTGCTAAAGCATTGGCCCTTGGATTTACTCAGGATCATTAG
- the Alg2 gene encoding alpha-1,3/1,6-mannosyltransferase ALG2 → MVSVTFLHPDLGIGGAERLVVDAALALKSKGHKVNIVTTHHDPKHAFSETTDGTIPVIVVGDWLPRHVFGKLFALCAYLRMTYAAICIYFLGLEPDMVFCDLVSVCIPILRLFVSQVIFYCHHPDQLLTDSKGRWKSLYRMPLNYLEEVTTGKADKIFVNSIYTQIVFKKTFKTLEVEPEVLYPSINTKFFDETQSINLSEVLDGDLPEGAIVLLSINRYERKKNLSLAIQALADLGKVLDTDVYNKVYLVMAGGYDKRVDENVEHHLELVQLVDQLDLNDKVIFLKSPSDVAKVSLLVNCTLLIYTPINEHFGIVPLEAMYCKKPVIAQNSGGPTESIVDGQTGYLVGPSSKEIADRIAMLLNNKQLLISFGEAGYKRFCETFSFQAFTKKLHTAVYNLSMGTIIRQLNANMDKTMGQFKTAMNNL, encoded by the exons ATGGTTTCTGTAACATTTTTACATCCCGATTTGGGAATTGGTGGTGCTGAACGGCTCGTCGTTGATGCCGCTTTGGCTCTCAAAAGCAAAGGACATAAGGTTAATATTGTTACCACTCATCATGATCCTAAACATGCGTTTTCCGAGACTACGGATGGCACGATACCGGTCATCGTCGTTGGAGATTGGTTGCCGCGACACGTATTTGGAAAATTGTTCGCGCTTTGTGCATATTTACGAATG acaTACGCAGCCATTTGTATATACTTTCTGGGTCTCGAGCCAGACATGGTATTTTGTGACTTGGTGTCTGTATGCATACCAATTCTGCGTCTATTTGTCAGTCAGGTCATATTCTACTGTCACCATCCGGACCAGTTGTTGACAGATAGCAAAGGTCGCTGGAAGTCATTGTATCGAATGCCTTTGAACTACTTAGAAGAGGTGACAACAGGCAAAGCggacaaaatatttgtaaaCAGCATTTACACACAAATAGTGTTCAAGAAAACCTTCAAGACGTTGGAGGTTGAGCCAGAAGTACTTTATCCTTCGATAAACACAAAATTCTTTGACGAAACACAGTCTATAAACTTGAGTGAAGTTTTGGACGGGGATTTGCCTGAAGGAGCAATCGTACTTCTGTCCATAAATCGAtatgagaggaagaaaaatttgtcctTGGCGATCCAAGCGCTGGCCGATCTTGGAAAAGTATTGGACACTGATGTTTACAATAAAGTTTATCTCGTGATGGCCGGTGGGTATGACAAAAGagtggatgaaaatgtggagCACCATTTGGAGCTTGTGCAACTCGTGGACCAATTGGACCTCAACGATAAAgtcatttttctcaaatcgCCTTCGGACGTTGCCAAAGTTTCTCTCCTTGTTAATTGTACCCTCTTGATTTATACGCCTATCAACGAACATTTTGGTATAGTTCCTCTCGAAGCGATGTACTGCAAAAAGCCTGTGATTGCTCAGAACTCGGGTGGCCCCACTGAATCCATAGTTGACGGTCAAACTGGTTACCTTGTTGGACCTTCTTCCAAAGAGATTGCTGATCGAATAGCGATGCTCTTGAACAATAAACAACTATTAATCTCTTTTGGCGAGGCTGGGTACAAAAGATTCTGTGAAACATTCAGCTTCCAAGCATTCACCAAAAAGCTCCATACAGCCGTGTACAATCTCAGCATGGGAACAATTATTCGACAACTGAATGCTAACATGGACAAAACCATGGGGCAATTCAAAACTGCTATGAACAATCTATAG